One genomic region from Lacerta agilis isolate rLacAgi1 chromosome 13, rLacAgi1.pri, whole genome shotgun sequence encodes:
- the GNG13 gene encoding guanine nucleotide-binding protein G(I)/G(S)/G(O) subunit gamma-13, with protein sequence MDEWEAPQWKKEVESLKYQLAYKREMSSKTIPEFLKWIEDGIPEDPFLNPELMKNNPWVEKGKCTIL encoded by the exons ATGGATGAATGGGAAGCCCCTCAGTGGAAGAAGGAAGTCGAAAGCCTTAAGTACCAGCTGGCTTACAAGAGGGAGATGTCCTCAAAAACGATCCCCGA ATTTCTTAAGTGGATAGAAGATGGCATTCCAGAAGATCCATTTCTGAACCCAGAGCTGATGAAGAACAATCCGTGGGTGGAAAAGGGGAAATGCACCATCCTCTAA
- the CHTF18 gene encoding chromosome transmission fidelity protein 18 homolog, giving the protein MEEDEHELYGIEDEFEEQFADELEALAELQEEAHQAPSHKVSKFRSRKRTFEEALAAGDLVKGSSPVASRPCRASQGQVLSEEPVNCLGLKSGKREYLAAEPEISPSQLLQETAATQTPKPKRQRRFEAVKKLDFGTVGERAIKEPLQNGASLPFPPGAGSELQDERMVLSPLIILLLVFPGPQRTHFEALGIPDGTGVSDMFPLHVTPPEEKLSRKVLKRPPILGDYINVTSTDGTRVFMVVKDDGMGTQLSSSVGWNRERPLQLLGVPFSYVKEQVTEERRRQIRESSQKLMEVLNRCLGDEETQIEASAPSEEERKTGTTEEDGEEAQGSLWVDRFAPRHYVELLSDDYTNRCLLKWLKLWDTVVFGKEKPTKKPKTSTEAHQTSRHLKEQQSKWKSKAQLTEEALEAELDHHNRPKYKVALLCGPPGLGKTTLAHVIVKHAGYNAVEMNASDDRSPDVFKTRIEAATQMKSVLGANEKPNCLIIDEIDGAPMASINVLLGIINRKAAEVESGGSTSGASGKKRRKEGGLLLRPIICICNDQYVPSLRLLRQQAFLLNFPSTAPSRLVQRLHEITVKQGMKADTGALLALCEKAENDIRSCINTLQFLHSRGKKELNARTVQTTQVGSKDQNKGLFSIWQEIFQLPKVQRQRIGLDPSIPAHLLANGGDDNLFHVTSARASLNPNTQRFHHILHLSMSSGEHEKLTQGLYDNFLNMKIKDSSFDSLCLALEWLGFSDLVNKAVLHRQNFQLMRYLPFLPVAFHLLFAASSVPRLAYPNSQHESLVKLTQMQNLIASMISGITPTSRSRAGPQSLVLEALCLLLEIISPKLRPVNTQLYSQKEKQQLGELINTMLAYNLTYHQERTPEGQYVFTLDPNVEEVCRFPDLPVRKPLTYQAKQLIAREIELEKMRRTEALLHARNSGQAMETTLLPKEGNHKASHEPALPESRVRNHKQRLDQIVKRATFEEKPETDFFGRAIVKKNVSPSAANQEPEKNRIEKQIGKAVGQSDIWFRFNEGVSNAVRRNIYIKDLF; this is encoded by the exons AagaagcacaccaggcaccctcCCATAAGGTGTCCAAGTTCCGAAGCAGAAAGCGTACGTTTGAAGAGGCCCTCGCTGCCGGGGATTTGGTTAAGGGCTCCAGTCCTGTAGCTAGTCGGCCATGCAGGGCTTCTCAAGGCCAGGTCCTCTCCGAGGAGCCCGTCAACTGTCTGGGTCTGAAGTCTGGGAAGCGAGAATACCTTGCAGCGGAGCCAGAAATCTCTCCAAGTCAGCTTCTCCAGGAGACTGCTGCTACTCAAA CTCCAAAGCCAAAGCGCCAACGGAGATTCGAAGCCGTGAAGAAGCTGGATTTTGGGACAGTGGGAGAGCGAGCTATTAAAGAGCCACTTCAGAATGGAGCATCTCTCCCTTTTCCTCCAGGTGCCGGTTCTGAACTGCAGGATGAAAG GATGGTGTTGAGCCCTCTGATTATTCTTCTCCTTGTGTTTCCTGGACCTCAAAGGACTCACTTTGAAGCACTTGGGATCCCAGATGGCACAGGGGTGAGCGACATGTTCCCACTGCATGTTACACCACCAGAAGAAAAACTCAGCAGGAAAGTCCTCAAGCGACCGCCCATCCTGGGGGACTATATCAACGTGACCTCCACCGACGGCACCCGAGTCTTCATGGTTGTGAAGGATGATGGGATGGGAACGCAG CTCTCCAGCTCGGTTGGGTGGAACAGAGAGAGGCCACTTCAGCTATTGGGCGTCCCATTCTCCTACGTAAAGGAACAAGTTACTGAAGAG CGCCGGAGACAGATCCGTGAGTCTTCACAGAAGCTGATGGAGGTTCTGAACAG GTGTCTTGGGGATGAGGAGACTCAGATCGAAGCCTCGGCCCCCagtgaggaagaaaggaagactgGCACAACAGAAGAGGACGGGGAGGaggctcaggggtccctttgggTTGATCGGTTCGCTCCCAGGCATTACGTGGAATTGCTCAGTGATGAT tACACAAATCGCTGCCTTTTGAAGTGGCTCAAGCTTTGGGACACGGTTGTGTTTGGGAAGGAGAAGCCCACCAAGAAGCCCAAGACAAGCACTGAGGCTCACCAGACATCCAGACACCTCAAAGAGCAGCAGAGCAAATGGAAGAGCAAAGCCCAGTTGACAGAGGAGGCCCTGGAGGCCGAGCTGGACCATCACAACCGACCAAAATACAAA GTTGCCCTCCTGTGTGGACCACCCGGCCTGGGGAAGACCACTTTGGCTCACGTCATTGTGAAACATGCTGGGTACAACGCAGTGGAGATGAACGCCAG CGATGACCGAAGCCCCGATGTCTTCAAAACACGGATTGAAGCAGCCACCCAGATGAAGTCTGTGCTAGGAGCCAACGAGAAGCCCAACTGCCTGATTATCGATGAGATTGACGGGGCTCCTatg GCATCCATCAATGTGCTGTTGGGCATCATCAACCGCAAAGCAGCAGAGGTGGAATCAGGAGGGAGTACCAGCGGGGCAAGCGGCAAGAAGAGGCGAAAAGAAGGGGGGCTCCTTCTGCGGCCAATCATCTGCATCTGCAACGACCA GTATGTCCCTTCTCTGCGTCTGCTGAGGCAGCAAGCCTTCCTTCTCAACTTCCCCTCAACGGCCCCATCCAGGCTGGTCCAGAGGCTGCACGAA ATCACCGTTAAGCAAGGCATGAAGGCTGACACAGGGGCCCTCTTGGCCTTGTGTGAAAAGGCAGAGAATGACATCCGCTCTTGTATTAACACCCTGCAG TTCCTGCACAGTCGAGGTAAGAAGGAACTGAATGCAAGGACCGTGCAGACCACGCAGGTTGGCTCTAAAGACCAGAACAAAGGGCTGTTCTCCATCTGGCAGGAGATCTTCCAGCTTCCGAAAGTGcagag GCAGAGAATAGGTTTGGACCCTTCAATTCCGGCCCACCTCCTTGCTAACGGGGGTGATGACAACCTGTTCCATGTGACCTCAGCTAGAGCTTCCCTTAATCCAAATACCCAAAGGTTTCACCACATCCTGCATCTAAGCATGTCCTCAGGAGAACATGAAAAGCTTACCCAG GGCTTGTACGACAACTTTCTGAACATGAAGATAAAGGACTCCAGCTTCGACTCGCTCTGCCTGGCCTTGGAGTGGCTGGGCTTCTCCGACCTGGTGAACAAGGCAGTTCTGCACAGGCAGAACTTCCAGCTCATGCGCTATTTGCCCTTCCTCCCCGTCGCTTTCCACTTGCTCTTCGCCGCTTCCAGCGTTCCCCGCCTGGCCTACCCCAACAGCCAGCACGAG TCCCTGGTGAAGCTCACTCAGATGCAGAACCTCATTGCTTCCATGATATCTGGGATCACGCCAACTTCCCGCAGCCGTGCCGGACCGCAGTCTCTCGTCCTTGAGGCCCTTTGCCTCCTCTTGGAGATTATCTCACCGAAACTGAGACCG GTGAACACCCAGCTGTACAGTcagaaagagaagcagcagctgggggAGCTAATCAACACCATGTTGGCGTATAATCTTACTTACCACCAGGAGCGGACCCCCGAAGGGCAGTATGTCTTCACGCTTGACCC AAACGTGGAGGAAGTGTGTAGGTTCCCAGATCTCCCAGTTCGGAAACCGCTGACTTACCAAGCCAAGCAGCTTATCGCAAGAGAAATTGAGCTGGAGAAGATGAGGCGGACGGAAGCCCTCCTTCATGCACGGAACTCTGGCCAG GCAATGGAGACAACTTTGCTCCCGAAAGAAGGCAACCACAAAGCAAGCCATGAGCCGGCACTGCCCGAATCCAGAGTGCGGAACCACAAACAGCGTCTCGACCAGATTGTGAAGAGAGCCACATTTGAGGAGAAG CCAGAAACAGATTTCTTCGGCCGTGCAATTGTCAAGAAAAATGTTTCTCCGTCGGCAG CCAATCAGGAACCTGAGAAAAACCGAATAGAAAAACAAATTGGGAAGGCTGTTGGGCAGAGCGATATTTGGTTCCGGTTCAACGAAGGAGTCTCCAATGCAGTTCGGAGGAATATTTACATTAAAGATTTGTTCTAG